The DNA window GTGTTGTCACTCACCGGCGAACGACTCATCTTGCACAAATAATACAGATCACTAACTTCagagaaaaactaaacaaaaaaccaaGTAGGCATCTATGAGAAAGGCGGGAACTTGGCAAATAGGTTAGTCGTAAACACTAGCGCACGCTCGGCGAGTTAGAgaagtaaacaaacagctgaGTCAAGGTCTCCAGGACTGCCaacattaaaaattgttcacATATCATCTTATTTAGTCAAAAGGAAGTCGAACAGTGTCGACACAAACTTTTAAAgttcatatgtatatttaaaaaatattttttcctgaacGTCCGATCGGTCGGACGTTGGCGGTTTTGGAACGAACCTAGGCTGTCCGATCAGTCGGACGTTGGCGGTTTTGGCATAAACCTACACTGTCCGATCAATCGGACGTTGGCGGTCAAAGGGTTAAGCAAATCAAAACAAATGATCAGTACATGTGAAGTGTTAATTGAAACTATGCTACTATTAGATCTCACCACCCGAAGAACGGCAGCATGTGGTAATCCAATGTCCACTAGGGCACTTCACAACacagaataaaatagtttaattagtGTCACTAGAACAACTAGGCACgcacaaaacaacacaaaacaaattgAGCAAAGCGACTAACGCACTAACACATGGTGTCGCTAAGAAATAGGCACAACACTGTGAGTAAATCACAAACAAAGCACAGACTGAGCGGAGCGACAGCGCGGCACGTCCGAGCAGTACGGGGAAACACATAAGCAGGAGGTATTGTGTTACCAGAAGCTTTTATAATCCCACAAAATGTTACAAGCTCTCCTCGCTCTGCGGAAACATTCTGGCCTACCTGTTTTACACCAGTCGGAGCAACAATCTTTGGAGCTTGTAATACAGTAGTTATGCCAGATTCATCTATGTTTATGATTCTGTCACTAGTAAAGTGATATTTTTCCATAACTGTTTCCAAATTATTGAAGAATGaatcaacattttgtttattaaagtttatatttctagcAAAGCTGGTGTTTTCTGGCTTTCTCAGACTCAGTGTAGACTGATGACGGCGCATAAAACATTTTAGCCATTCAATATTTGCTAGTTTTTCATCTTCCCACTTACAAGGAATCTCAAGCCCAAGTTTTTTAGCATATGAATAGGCAAATTCACGTACCTGTCTATAGGTTAGGCCGTACATCATTTTACTGCATTGAATTAGATAGTCTACTATCATATTTTCTTGTACATCTGTAAAAATCTGTCTGGTGTTATACTTGCTAGACCGGGGAAAAGTAGATTGCACAGGATCGTCCTCATTTTCAGCGTTTGGCAGCTTTTGAAGTCTTTTGTGAAGCATAGATTTAGAAAGTCCATATGTTGCAGCAGCTCCACGGATTGTTTGGTTGCCATTCCGTATATCCTCAATAGCACATCTGACTGCATCCTCTGAAATTGCAGCTCTCTCGGTTTTTCTTATGTAGGTTCTCACCATCTTcaccctaaaaaataaataaatcaatgtatataACTGTTGTATTTAGATAAAGATAAAACTAGTTAATCTTAAAAAGCCTTTTGAAATCTGTATTGGGCAATAAATATTGCAACCTCCTTGATTGATGTGGTGTCAAGGCTTGGTTAAgctataatttacttaattttggtTATGGGAGCAAAACAAAATGTTCTAGATCATGAAAATGACTAAAAATGATTCACAACAAGTGTACATGCTAGTTTATTAGCTATACATTTATGAGAtgttaaataagtaactaatataACACTTGTCCAAAACTACCCCCTTGTCCACATGTGCCCCCTTGAAAGTGTCCACATGTACCCCACCAGTAGATTGTAGGTGGTTTGAATGCATTCTCATcgatatatttttttaggttaggATTTATGACATCTTCTACACAATAAAATGTTGCTTAAATAttactaagtttataaaaataccttatgTTATAAGGAAGAGCccgaataaaataacttttaaagttaaaatttgggctcaatttttactttttacataaaaaaacataaaaatattcttacctCTTAAACCATGTAGCCAAACAGCACTAAATTTATCTGGAGGAAACAGTAGACCAACACTGTTCTGTGAACAAAGTTTGAACTAAACTGGTTAGTTGCATGGCGGGAAATTCAAATTGTCCACTTGTGCCCCTGTCCACATGTGCCCCCCTCTCCCTATCTATTCCAGAGCTACCAGTTCCTAAGTTTGAGGTAAAAGATGCAAGTATCGTGGATGGGGCATAGTCAAAACTTTGGCATCTCTAATCTTTTTGTATGCAGctggaaaacaaaagaataacGTTGCAAACCAAATTAAGGAAGACgtacaatatgaaattttaactgaagctgctaatttaatttgttctttaaagaaAGTTAACTTTTCTGCAACATTAGTGTCTGTTATTTCTTCTAACATCCCATCCAACAAACTGCTTATACATTCTACTTTGTCTGATTTTGGTATGTCTATTACTTCAGAGAttagctttttaattatatttcttagcttGGACCAACTGTCAATTTTTAAGTTCTGTGAAAACGTTcgcaaataactactattcttgatcaagttattatttttaactaaataaaaggaCAAGTCGTCTTTAATGTTTAAGGACAATGTAACTGTAGGGTAAATATTGTCTTTaatggaaactaaaaataaaaatagttggttGTTGTCCTGTTGAGAATATACATTGTTAAGTTCTAAGTTTCACAtcttactgtaattatttgtgaGACAGCTGAATGAGTCAATTGTGTCCCGCCGTTCTTCCTCTTggatttgtttttggtgtcgctCTTCTGCTTCCCTTCTTCTTCCTTCTGGATCCTTCCTCTCAGCCGGCAGATCTTTTCCAATGTAGTTAGgcaagttttcaaaaattgttggAACCGCATCGTTCCTTAACTTTAGCCGATCCGGCTTTACTGTTAAAATGGTGCCGTCAGGTCGAGTTACAGTGTCTTCCTTTATTATATATCGCTCGTCAAAATGTTTAATGCACACGCGGGAGTTGGACGTAACCTCATAACTATCTCTGTGAATCGCTCTTAGCCACGTACGGAATGTCTCAGGATCTTTCGGAaatgaaaaaacattaacaaatggcTTAACATAATTATCTCTGGAACGTAACATTTACTCGGCATACTTAAACCAGGCTCTGACAAAAtccccaacacacacacacacacagtatctCCAACAGATGTGTCCTGTAGTCAACAAACGTTCACAATAGACTGGTGTCAATGACAAGTGAAAGTAAGTAAAAGTATGAGACGTTGGGTGCGAAACGCCGAGATGGTTGAGCCGGAGCCCGCCCCTTACCGTGACGTCACGCAGCCAGTAGCAGGGCAGCAGCGAGgcctgggattctagtgtggccttggCTGGGGCTGGGCAGGGGGCAGGGGGAGGGCGGCGTCTTCTTGGAGGCGGGCGCGACGCGACGGCCGCGGCACCAACAGAGAGGTGTCTCGTGTCAAGCCAAGCCAGCTAGCCCccaagcgcgcgcgcgcgctggCCGCACACCGCGCGACCGCCCGACCGCCACGCGCTTTGGCGCTCTCTGTTCTAGGTCCTAAGTCTCGCGTAAAATGCCTAATTTTTGCCATCCGAGCCTGATTCTCGGGGGGGGCAAAAGCCCCGTGGCCCCCCCTCCTGGAGCCGCGCCTGCTTCACGCTCGCGCGTACACGAGAGGCAAGGAGCAACTACAAGCTGAGCAGCGACGAGCGTAGGCCTCGTCCACTGGAAGCGAATATGCGCTGTCAGTGTACGTGAGTTGGCGTTTACAGACAGACGTgtgtttgttatgttatgttagttatcTAGTTTTGTAACCTTATTAGTAATGGATGTAGAGGAGTTATACTTGTTCGACAGTACTTACCTCTTGAGGCGTCGGATGGCAGCTAGTAAGAAAAGGTATTGTTGGATGAGTCCAATTTATCAGAAGAGGAAGACAATGGGCGAGTATAATCATTTACATAACGATTTGGAAAGAGAACCCGCAAAATTTTCTGACTATTATAGGATGAGAAGAGACacgtttaattacattttgaatagtaTAGAGCATAGTGTTTCAAAGGAATCAAATTTTAGGGAGACGATTTCACCTAGTGAACGTCTAAGTGTGACTTTAAGGTGAGtggaatatttaaactattttaacacattataatattttattacttaagacttcgttacagtttaatttgtattaaataagtaattacttCCTTTTTGtggtttgtatataaaacaaatcaataattaaaaaaaataatttgtgaattgTAACTTGAGCTACATTGGTTGGCAACATTTGAACTTTgagaaatttacttaaaatttgttataaaattttgcaaTGGAGAGTTTACTGGTGGAACATCTCACGACGATTCGGATGTAGCATCGGAACTGTATCCTGTGTACGCACTATTACTCCAAGATGAATGTCCAGGTGATTGATTCACAGTTGAAGGCAAGGGATCCTTGTAATTGATTGCGACAAAACTGTTGCGTTCTTGTTCGTCGATCAAAACCTGCTGAAGTTTATTCCTTACTTGGAGTTTCCGGCTTgctggaatatttttcaaataaggtAGCAGGCTTATAAGAAACTGATGTTCACTGTCATTTTTCAATGAAGCAGATGTTTCAAACAATTTGAGTTTAGCTTTCTCAATTTCTAGGAAATGCGCATCACTGACATCTACTGACCTCTTCTTTTTATTTGAGCTGCTCTTTCCTGGAGATCCTCGGTCACTGTTATTTCTGTCGAAATCCAATCTTTTGAGTTTTCCCTTAGTCGGAGTTGTTAGGGGTGGTCCCATTTTTTGAAGTGCAGTTGGCGCTAGTTGTGGTTCGCTGAGATGAACTGCAGAGTTGCTGTTGGAGTTTTCAATCAATGAATTGTCTTTTTCGCTCTCTAATTCTAGGTCTTCTTCAATAGCATCTATACTTAGAGTTTCAGTTTTAGTATCTTTTACCGGAGGAGGAATGTTCCCCGAGCTGCCTAGGTTCCATAACGTCACGCAAGAAAAGCATTTGATCAAAAAATGGCCACGAGGATTCAAATTCATCAGGTCTCTCTTGACCTGATTTCAGCAATTTTTTGTATTCTCTTCTAAATGCATCTCGAAGTCCCTTCCACCTCTTTTTCAATTCagtcactgaaaaaaaaaattctattaaccATGAATTGAGATAAAATTAACGTCATTTAGCTTATTCCAACCATTGGCAATCTGTGCACTATCCGACGTAGGATTCCCTGACATAGTTGTTTTACTTGCTATGCTATAATGGTTTGTTTCATTACAGGTACTTTGCAACAGGATCATCTTTCAAGACATTGGGGTACACCTATAGGATGTCTGATGTAACAGTTGGGAGGATTGTTAAGGAAACAAGCAAGGCAATCTTGGACAAATTGCAAGCTACCCACATGGCTTTTCCCTCAACAGACCAAGAGATTGAATCAATCAAACAAAGATTTTGGGAAAGATGGAGATTCCCAAACTGTGTAGGCTGTGTTGACGGTAAACATGTACGTATACGAAACCCACGACATTCTGGCAGcatgtttagaaattataaacaatatttctcgATTGTATTGCAAGGTGTTGCCGGGCCTGACTATAAGTTTATTGCTGTCGATGTTGGCGGTTATGGCAAAGAAAGTGACGGAGGAATTTTTTCTCATTCGTATCTTTCAGAAAATCTTGAAAAAGGAGCGTTAGGCTCACAATCATTCGCTCCATTGCCAGGAACGAACATAAAGGTTCCCCATGTTATTCTTGGCGATGAAGCATACCCACTCAAAACTTATGTCATGCGACCGTTTCCAGGAGACAATTTGGATCCGGCTAAAAGGCTGTTCAACAGGCGGCTCTCTAAAGCTCGCCAGGTTATTGAATGCACATTCGGTATAATTAGCAACAAATGGAGACTGCTGCTGAAAGGCATTGAAGTGGAGCCAGACTTTGTTGACACCATAGTTCAATGCATATGCTTGTTGCATAACATTGTCATCGACAAAGAAGGCGAACAACAAGTATTACCACATGGCAAAGAAGATAGTAATGATGACAACACTACTAGCAGACCTGTTTTACTTCTTTGGGTGAAAATAGGGGCTCTAACGCAGCCTATACAAGTAGAACACccgccactttggccgtaacatgggctcttatggagttattctggaccaatgagaaagcagcaatggcggctagaccacgccccctcctagaccctccgccccctcctagaccccctgcgaagACCctccagccaatgggagagcagcaagccccctccCTGACTCCTCCCAGAGCGATGGCGGATGAGCGATCGTGTCATGGCGGATggacaaaaatttgtgtctccggcggccggtatccgaacccgggcccctccgaatgcgagactgtcgcgctgaccactggaccacggagacgagttgtgcgtgggcGCGATagggctgtacgtgcggcgcggggcgcccagcgttatcggcgatcagctgtagtttcttagctttgcgactgcggtgctgctatctggtagagacggcttacaaaattctggtagcgacaagtgaggacgcaaaaagtatgcccagccgcccaggatttgaaccctggtcccgcggaacgtataagacgagcgcttagaccactcggttggcatacctttaagagcgatgactgctctctcgtgtaggcgagcataacCTCATGTCgttacagcacatggtgacagagcggatacagctgtgcattccaatgactacaactaCACATGTGTGTACCAGACCATCTGTACACCTTACTCTGTCAATTACTGGcccaaaacgcaagcgtgaaggtgaatatggtactttaccgtacggttattgtaaaaaatctaaaaccagctagagtcggaatcttcagctattggtatttggtgaactagagacggaaacattatcacagtgaaatgtagtgatctgttaatgataaccagagacaacaataaaaataactcaccctttttggaagtctagtagccGTTATcctagtactctctccagccgttccagccaccaccaccacgcaaatcgtcttcttcttcttcttcttgtgtcgtatatccactctcggattctgaTTCTGAGTCCCAAAAAAAAACGACGTCGTGATCAGCTGCAAATAGATGGAGTTCGTTCCTCCGCGTCGCTACGCCGTTCGCGTTCCAGGTGACAATTTTTAGGCGTCTATCCATTGGAGAGGAGTTCCTGGAATGACATTAATATGGCAGCAAGCAACTCGCTAGGAGTTTTTTTGCTGTCGGATACTATTGAAATTAGGGAGGTTATCCACTTAAGGACAGCGTCGTGGGACAGGAAGCCCTTTGACTGTGAGGTAGGCTCGCAGTTGGGATTCCTGTCCTTTGATTCCGCCGAGGTGTTGGTTGTGGTTGCCGCTGGGGTTTGTTCCTCCATTGGTTCCACCACTTTCTCTTTCTCCTGCGAGTGAACTGTAACAGAGACTTGCTTGTTAGTTATGCTACGGCGGTTTGAGCGGGCCCTCGGCCTTCTCTGCTGAGTAGCGGTGGTTGAGGCTGAGGCAGCTGAGGCAGGTGGGGCTGCGGCTTCCGGCTCTGTGGCTGCTGCCTTTGCGGCTCTCTGCTTTCTGGGAGCAGGAGCAGGAGCAATTGTAGTGTTTGTGTGGGCCGGAGCTACGGGTGCTGCAGCTGATGTCTGTTGTGGAATGGGTTGATCCGGACGGAGCCTGGGGGCGGCTAGTACATCGGCATATCTGCGGGCAGAAACATTAACAGGTGGTGGGGCACGTGCTTGCCCAGTGACCGGTCGCGCAGTGGCGGTGCCCGAGCGCCGCTGCGGCGCCTCGCGGCGGTGCAGCGCGCCCAGGGCCCGTTTATGCGCTCCGCAGCCCCTGTAGCTCGCGGGGTGCTCTCCACCACAATTAGTGCATTTGCACCTGCTGTCTTTTGGCAAGGTGCAATTTGTTACGTTGTGGTCTCCTCCACATCTGACACAGCGTGCTGGGAGGTGGCAGTACCTCGAGCTGTGATTGAACTGCTGGCAGTTGTAGCACTGCGGCAGTCCTCTCCTCGGCGTGAACTGGTCCACCGATACTCTTACTCCCAGTAGTGCTGTGAGCTGCCATATTTTCGCCCAGCTACCTGTTTTCCTGAAACGCACATAGAAGCTGTTGGTTTGATGGCGACCAGCCTGGTCGCGGCGTTGGAGGGGTGCGACATGTGTAGGAGTGTACCCCTGGTCGCGGAGATCCTCCGCTATGTCCTCAGGTGACGTCCATGCCGGAAGTCCCCTGATAACTGTCTTCAGCTCTTGTTCTTCCTTCAGACTGAAGGTGTGGAAGGCGAGCTTGGCGTCCAGAAGTTCGCGTTGTGCCGTTCTAAAACAGAGCTCGCTTTTGCATAAAATGTGCAGTCGGGTGCCCACATATTTCGCCTCAAAATTGCAGCCAGCACTTTTAAGGCGGCGTAAGAGGGATGTCCAGGCAGTCACTCCTTGAATGATGATCGGCGGTATGCGCGGCTGGCGGCGCTCTCCAACAGTATTTCCAGGAATGTTTTGAGCTGGGACAAAATTTCTAGTTGAAGACTCTGATGACGTAGAGGCGCGTCTCCCCCGTTTCCTTGGTTGGACGGACTGCCATGGTTCCTCTCCGTTGGACGGGTCATCGGTAGTTAGCTCGGGGGCGGCATGTGACACGGATTCCACTTCCATCCTGTAAAGCCCCCCACACACCTTCGAACATTTCACCCAACCTGACCTGGCGTCGTACCCAACGCCCAACCTGTCAAGTTAGACGTTTACCCCCACACTGTCGAACGTGCGATCGAGCAGGTTGGGTGTCTTGTCAGTTGTATTATGGATTTCGAGACAAGTGTAGCTGTTTGTGCTGGCGCTTTTTTGTCTGAAAcgacaaaagaagaaaaaagatcGACGCTTGTGGtctaaaaaatggtttttggaCCGGAGTAAGTTTAGCCATATGTCGCTTCTTGCTGAACTTGCCATTAGTGAGCCTCAAGACTTCAAAAATTATCTAAGGATGAGCGAGGAAAGCTTTGAATATCTATTCGGAAGACTGTGTGAGCACATAGAAAAAGAAGATAGCCTTTTGAGAACCTCAATTCCTGCAAAAGAACGTCTTGCAGCCACTCTCCAGTTTCTAGCCAGTGGTAGGAGCTACGAGAATCTGAAGTTTAGTTGTGCAATATCTCCGCAAGCACTAGGAAAAATCATACCAGAAACTTGTGCAGCTATTTTTGATGTTCTAAAGGAAGATTTCTTAAAggtaagtacaaatatttgttaattagttttaactcactcttttcttcttacattattataatccataatttacacaattgttttttGAGCGCAAAATTGGTTATTGTCGCGCGAGAATAAAGCAGGAGGGTACGAAATGAGTATAACCATCTTCCGAGAGCGACAATAACCTATTTTGCTTCAAATTTATCCTATtacgttattacttattttttaggtctaaaaaaacacacataatttcagaaaaaaaaattattttcaaatctatcttttataaacttttcaaaaacatcaaatttaaagtcatcaaataacaaaaaaaaaagctGTAACAGAAGATGCTGTTGTCAATGTAAtagcctattataaaacaaaacgaaCAAACAAAGATGAAAAAGCAACTTATTATACATTGTCCTCGCTGACACCGGGTAGATTCAAATACTGTTTGAGTTCATTCCGAACTTCTTGTTGAGCAGTTTTTTCTTGAATCGCTAGTGCTTGACCTGCGGTAAGTTTAGTTGCTGCCGTTTGACTTTGAGCAGGTTCTGGTAAAGAAAAATTCTTAGGACAACGTACAGTTTGAGGTGAAATATCTACTTTTTGTTGCTGTACATGTTTTTGCTGTACTTGTTGTTGTAGATGTTGTCGTTGTACCTGATGTTGAGTAGGGTTGATTTGGCTTTGCACATAATATGGGTCAAAACTGAATGTCTGATGTTGATAATTTTGATCTTGTAAGAAATATTCAGCGTCAGCCGGCCTATACGGATATGGATTGTTGTTTTGATTAGTGTCCATAAAATGGTTAAGTGATGGTATATTCCGTTGGGTTGGCTGTTGTTCTGTCAATATGGCCGCAGATGCTTTCAAACTGCCTAACTTACCGTGGAACAAAACATCAGATATAAGCTTTTCTGCAATTACTTGTTGTTGACGGTCCATATCTTCCAGTTGGAAGCCCACGTTGTTTCCAAAAGCCCGGAACTTATTCTGATTACATAGGACAGACGTAGCTGTATCCAAAAATCGTTCttgtttcttttcaaaatcaGATATCTTTTTTTCGGTTTGTTCGAGTAGTTGATCCTGGGTTAGACCTACTTGATACTGATGGGCGACTTACTGGTGTACTTGATGGTGATGGGCGTATATCAGCGTGTATCCCTGTAGATGCGTCATCTTGAGcctgtaaaaaacacaaaaactgggtttaaaacagtttatatataacAGCACGTCAATcaatattacctcaatataacattgttaattttaatatattataattttaacttttatgtttactttttgcaGTTTCCTTGCAATGAATCGGACTGGATGAACATAGCTGTGGACTTCAAAAAGTACTGGCAAGTTGAAAACTGTGTCGGCGCTATAGACGGAAAACACAGCGATTCGTCAACCTCCGAAAAGTGGGTCATACTACTACAACTACAAAGGGTTCCACAGCATTGTTCTTTTTGCTGTGGTCAATGCTAATTATGGATTCATCTATGTAAATTGTGGTACTAATGGAAGAGTATCCGATGGTGGCGTACTTATGGAAACTGATTTTGGAGAGTTGCTGGAAAATAAGGAATTGCACTTGCCGTCACCAACAAGCTTCGATGACAGGAGAGACGTTTGCCTCCCTTTTACATTCCTTGGAGATGAAGCTTTTCCTCTGAAGGAAAATCTTATGAAGCCCTATCCAAACAAAGGAATCACCCACGACGAAAAGATTTTCAACTATCGGATGTGCCGTGCTAGGAGAGTGGTGGAGAATGCGTTTGGCATCTTAGCGACTCGATTTAGAGTCCTTCTTTCGACAATGAATGTTAGTGTAGAGAGGGCAGAAATCATTGTTTTGGCGTgttgtactttacataattttctacGCCAGAAAAGTCCAACCTACCTAACTCAAAGTAGTGTGGATTGGGAGGACACTTCAGCAGGCCAGTTAAATGAGGGTGAGTGGAGGCAGAACACGCAAGAACTTCTTGGGTTTAAAAGAATGAGGCGGGATGGCAGAGAACAATCAATTGCCAATGCAGTTCGAGGTTGGTATAAAAGTTTCTATAACAACGAAGGAAGTGTTGATTTCCAAGAAAAAATGATTAATAAGCGTTGACAGTTCGGTATTGAGTGTAAACAAGTGCGATGATAtagttaacaacaacaaaaattataaaatatgttgattttgCTATGTAGTCCTATCTTTTTCAATTTGATAACTAAATATTggtgaactttgtacattttttctaattcGTTTAGATACCATAACtgtgtcttatttatattttaattcgctaactttggaaaaaagcaatgttgtagtttatttaattatattgaacttagaaaaaaactaaagtgtATTTGTTTTCCCTTTAACGTATgcctaaatattactgtattgcaattatatattgcaattttgattaatatattcattcttgaaatttaacttttattatgtaaacttattagataaaaaattaacttatattaccCTTCAAACATGTGCCAAAGAGCTTTTTGTCACCcacgatatttttaatattgaggtaTGTTACTCTGAAGACAgttctaagtaaaaataaataggaagGTAGATAGAAGTAAAACCAAAACAGATGAAATTCCTAGGAAATATACGCGTTTATTCATCACCATGAGCAATGCTCAAGGCTACACCTCTGTGGGGTTAAGTTAAATGACTGAATATCTATAAATGTTAGAAAACTTGCACAACATTAACACGCAAAGGATATGAGTTTtatcctaattatttattattatttatttatcataattattaaatagtttttatcttggGGGCAAAATTATAGTCTATTGCAACGTACTACGAAATTAAggaataaagttgaatttttcaaacatcattgacataatgttatactgtttatatatatataaattagttttgtgctgtttttaactttaatataatttattgtaatctaaCTTAACCGTACGAGGTGTTGTCCAAATAATGACCTAGCGCTCAATCCTAAgtaaaaataaggaaagtaataaacagtaaattggtAACAATTAAACTGACACTTACTTTGGTTATTTCGTCCTGCGTTTCCGCTTCCACGTCGTCCActccttcttcatcttcttcaagGGACGCAATACTTCTGGATCTTTTGCCGATCGAAGATACACCTTTCCTGACTACCTCTTGGTCTGTTATGAAAAGCAGTAAATCAAAATACCAAAGAGATGGTTCATACACATCATCCTGACCACTTCCGGTAATCTTTGATTTTTCAACCTTTTTCAGCTCTCTTCGGAACG is part of the Homalodisca vitripennis isolate AUS2020 unplaced genomic scaffold, UT_GWSS_2.1 ScUCBcl_3;HRSCAF=271, whole genome shotgun sequence genome and encodes:
- the LOC124370110 gene encoding uncharacterized protein LOC124370110 is translated as MNLNPRGHFLIKCFSCVTLWNLGSSGNIPPPVKDTKTETLSIDAIEEDLELESEKDNSLIENSNSNSAVHLSEPQLAPTALQKMGPPLTTPTKGKLKRLDFDRNNSDRGSPGKSSSNKKKRSVDVSDAHFLEIEKAKLKLFETSASLKNDSEHQFLISLLPYLKNIPASRKLQVRNKLQQVLIDEQERNSFVAINYKDPLPSTVNQSPGHSSWSNSAYTGYSSDATSESS
- the LOC124370111 gene encoding uncharacterized protein LOC124370111, which codes for MSLLAELAISEPQDFKNYLRMSEESFEYLFGRLCEHIEKEDSLLRTSIPAKERLAATLQFLASGRSYENLKFSCAISPQALGKIIPETCAAIFDVLKEDFLKFPCNESDWMNIAVDFKKYWQVENCVGAIDGKHSDSSTSEKVSDGGVLMETDFGELLENKELHLPSPTSFDDRRDVCLPFTFLGDEAFPLKENLMKPYPNKGITHDEKIFNYRMCRARRVVENAFGILATRFRVLLSTMNVSVERAEIIVLACCTLHNFLRQKSPTYLTQSSVDWEDTSAGQLNEGEWRQNTQELLGFKRMRRDGREQSIANAVRGWYKSFYNNEGSVDFQEKMINKR